GTAGAACTCCAGCTGCGGAGAATACCTTTTATCTGTCAAGGGATGGTGGCTGTGAACTATAAGAGCTGCATGGTTGGCGAGGGTAGATTAGATTTACTAGTTGGTAATGCCCTCATTGTCGAATTGAAAGCAGTTGAGAAACTAGCTCCCATCCACTCCGCCCAAGTTCTTTCCTACCTTAAAATGACTAATCATCAACTCGGTCTGCTCATCAACTTTAACGTTCTCATTCTCAAAGACGGCATCAAACGCATCATCCTCTCTTAACTCTACCTTCGCGTCCTTTGCGTCTTCGCGGTTCGTTAAAACTGAATCCATTCTAGATGCTGCGGATTTTCCATTAAGTCTTTTGCCACGATGTAACCAGCGATCGTCCAAGTTTGATATCTCATCGCTTTTTTCCCCACCAATGTGCCTTTCCTACCGTCATAGTATTCTGGCCACTTATCTTTATTGTTGTACTCAATCCACCGCCTTTCAGCAATTTTGATTGCTCTTTCCGCAATACTTTTTCTACCTGTTTTCTGAGCAGCAGCAACTAAAAACCAGAGGAATACCGGCCAGTTGCCACCGTTATGGTACGACCAGCGCACATTTTTAGGATCGCAGCCAGTAATCCACTCCCATTCTTTGTCTTCTACCGCTGGAAAACAGATTTTCATTGGCATATCTCCAATCAAATCTGCCCACCGCTTGGCAATTAAATTCATCATCTTTTGCGACTGCTGTTCGTCCGCTAGAGTGCAAATAATAGCCATCAAATTCCCTAGGGCAAAGAAGCGAAAATCCATCCGCCCTGGTCCAAGATTACCAGCAAGATAGCCTCCTTCTTTCGGAATCCAATCAGCTACCCAGCTAGCCAAGGAATCTGGATAGATATTGAACTTATTGACAACTTCTTCTCCAAATTCTTCATTTTCATATCTATGAATTTCATTGACCCGTTCTAGATCTATCCAATAATGCTCTCGAATATGGTTTTTTAGCCTACTCAAGCGTTGCTTTATTTCCTGGTGAATGTCGCTTTTATTTTCGGGTAGGAGCAACTCGTCAGCTGCAAGCAAAGCAGCATAAAATAGCACCTGAATTTCCAAAGGACGCTCATAGACGCCCATACGACGGTCAATCATAAAAGCGCCTTCTGGAACCAATAGCGTTGGATACATATCAAACCGCTTTACCAAGCACAGATCCAAAATTAGTCTGATACCCTGCTGGAAGTCGCTTTCATGAGCTAATTGAATGTCCCCTGTTGCTTTCTTATATATTCGCAACAGGATAATCCACCACAGGCAAGAATCAACAGGCGTGACTCTCCCGATCGCCCGTTCGCCAAAATCAGCTCTAATACATTGTTTGCCGTTTTCTTCTACCACCTCGAAGCTAGCTGGCATTAAACCGATACCGGGTCTAGCACCATCCATGTGTACCCTAATCTCATCTATGTTATTTTCATTAATCTGCAATTTTAACGTCTGCCTCAAAAAATTAGCGACAATTTTTCCTTGACCTTTTGTCAGAAAAGCCAGCGCCGAAGGGACAAAATCGCGGATAAAGCAGTGACCATAATTGTATTGCTTTACACTAGGATCGGCAGCAGCAGCTACTGTCCCAATTTGTTGTTCTCCACAACTAAGAATTGAGCCTTCAAGTCTTTCCCATGCCTCATTCAATAGTTCGTCTGTATACATTGACGAGTTAGTCTCCTCAGCTTTTTGAGCAAACTATATTGTAGATGGCATACCAACTCTTATAACTCCCCTTTGCGACCTTTGCGTCTTGGCGGTTCGTTAAAAAAAGGGACGCTATAACGCGCCCCACAAACTCCCATCAAACTCGACTCTAAACCTTTGCCGCTATCTTCGCTTCCTTAGCCGTCAAGCGTTCATAAGTTGTCCGCATCCTCAGACCCGTAAGCACTTGGAACAGCCCAGTACCATTGTTAGAACCCGGATATTCTCTATGCTGGAGCAACAGATGAGTCATCTCACCCACGTACTTGGTATAGGTGTTACTGAGATGGCTTTCAATGTAGCTCACTTGCTCCAGCTTGTCGAACTGACCATCGACTTCCAGCACAGAGACGTAACGACCATAATAAACATCTGAGCCATAGAACATCTGCATACCAGGATAGGAACAGGTCAGCTTACGTCCACAGGGGGTCCACTGGATAGTTGACCCTTCGTCAAACAGGTAGACTGGAGACAAGCCTTCTGTGTCCTCGCGTTGAAGCATACGCACCCGCAGGACTTTACGCTCCTTATCCTCTTTAATTAACTGCGTTGGCAATACTTGGATGACAACATCGGCAAATTCCTTCTGCGGTTCAATGTAGGCATCAAAGTCAGGTTTTCTTGCCTTGATTGCAGCCAGGACATCTTCGTAACGATGACCTCGTTCTGCCATGTCTCGCTGGATTTTCCAGGCAATCTTAACTTCTTCGCTGATGTCGAGATAGACACTGAAGTCTAAGAGCGATCGCACCCGCTCATCATACAAAGGATGCAGCCCCTCAACCACAATAATGTGATTTGGTTCTACCCGCTCTGGCGGATCGATCATGCCGGTTTCGTGGTTATAGATCGGCTTATCAATTGCCTGACCATTCTTGAGCGCTTTAATTTGCTCATACATCAGGTCAAAATTGTTCGCCCTCGGGTCAAGTGCAGTTATGCCTGTTTCTTTGCGCTGTTTGCGATCCAAACTATGATAGTCATCTAAGCAGATGACTGTGATGAATTCTTCTCCAAACAGGTCTGATAAACGGCGCAAAAATGTGGATTTACCGCATCCGGAGTCTCCGGCAACGCCAATTAAAACCACGCGATCCGGCTTACTGAGCATAGCTTTCCTCTAACGACAAAATGAGTGATTTTTTAACTTGTTTGCTTGGTTTAATTTGTAGCCCGGAGGTTACTTTGTTGGTCTGTGCTGTTGTTTCTCAACCGCGTTCTAGCTACGTAACAACTATAAGTGCCGCCCCTAAGGGAAGACATAAGCTGTTGCTGGTAAGTATTTAATCCTACTGTTATAGTAGATCCTACCAGAATGGGATCTCCTATACAAGGCTGAATAATTAGCGTTATCTTCTGGTTCAGTACTTATGCTAAGGTTTAGTTGCACATTTTTATAAAAAAACACCAAACTGACTCACTTTTAACATTCTGTAAGCTATTTACTTTGTAGTGTGAATAAAGGAGTAGGTGTAGGATTTGCCGCAGCAACCGCTCTTTAACGAGTGAGAATACCTTGGTAAGGTTATGAATACTACTTTCTTCAGGCATAGTTTCTCGCATCCGGTTATCCAGTGTTAGAGCTTGCCTTGGGTGGAAAGGGTTTTTTGAGCAACAAGTTAAGTAGGGTTCGGAGAGACTTCATCAATGTACAATCTAAGCGCCGCTGACGGGGCAGCCAATACCCAAGCTGGTAGCCGCGTCTTTATTTACGAAGTGGTGGGCATGCGTCAGAACGAAGCAACTGACCAACTGAGCTATCCCATTCGTCAAAGTGGCAGTGTGTTTATTAGAGTGCCTTACAACCGCATGAATCAAGAAATGCGGCGGATCGCACGTATGGGCGGCAAAATTGTCAGCATTCATCAGCTGAATGCTGACAACCAAGTGAATGGCAAAACCACATCTGAAACTCCTGCGGATGAGGCAAAAGCTGTGCTTCCTAAGAGTGAAGCGCCAGCCAAAACCTCACAAGAAAATGGACTCAAGCCCGAAACATTAGAAAAAAAAGGCAAGCCCATGACTCAAGCGCAGCCCAAAACAGAGAAAGCAAAAACTGATATTCCCGTTAATATCTATCGTCCGAATGCTCCCTTTATCGGCAAGTGTACCTCTAATCAAGAGTTGGTTGGCGAGGGTGGCATCGGTACTGTCCGTCATCTGATCTTTGATATTTCAGCTGGAGATTTAAGGTATTTAGAAGGTCAAAGTATCGGCATCATTCCACCGGGAGTTGACAAGAACGGCAAACCCGAAAAACTCAGGTTGTACTCGATCGCCTCCACGCGTCACGGCGACCACGTTGACGATAAAACTGTATCGCTGTGCGTCAGGCAATTAGAGTACAAGCATCCGGAAACGGGTGAAATGATTTATGGTGTCTGTTCCACCCACCTCTGCCATCTCGAACCTGGGGCAGATGTGAAAATCACCGGACCTGTTGGTAAGGAAATGCTGTTACCAGACGATCCGAATGCCAACGTGATTATGCTGGCAACGGGAACTGGAATTGCACCGTTTAGGGCTTACCTATGGCGGATGTTCAAGGATGAGGAAAGAGCAGCTAATCCAGACTATGAGTTCAAAGGCTTCGCTTGGCTGATCTTCGGTATTCCTACAAGCCCTAATATCCTCTACAAACAAGAATTAGAAGAACTACAGCAGAAGTATCCTGATAACTTCCGTTTGACTTACGCGATTAGCCGCGAACAAAAAAACTCAGAAGGCGGCAGAATGTACATTCAAGATCGGGTAGCTGAACAGGCTGAAGAACTTTGGAATTTAATTCAGCAGGAAAATACCCACACCTACATCTGCGGTTTGAAGGGGATGGAAGGCGGGATCGACGAAGCACTATCCGCGGAAGCTGCCAAGTCAGGCATCAACTGGATTGACTACCAAAAGGCAATGAAAAAAGCTGGTCGCTGGCACGTCGAAACCTACTAAAGGCTAGGGACTAGGGAGAAGAATTTCAGATCCTCAATCCCCAGTCCAAACTTGAGTAGCTGATAACTAGTAGCTAGCTATTTTTGTTGGGGGTGTATGGTAAATACGCCCCTACAATTATTTTTAGTTCAAAGGAGTAGGGAGTAGGGAGTAGGAAGTAGGGACTCTCCATTTAAGCGGAGAGATTGAAATAAGCTTTGACAAATATTTTCTTTCTATATCCCTA
This window of the Chroococcidiopsis sp. CCMEE 29 genome carries:
- a CDS encoding GxxExxY protein; this encodes MNRKDAKDAKMRELGVEVEQLAYGVIGAAIEVHRMLGPGFLESVYERALCVELQLRRIPFICQGMVAVNYKSCMVGEGRLDLLVGNALIVELKAVEKLAPIHSAQVLSYLKMTNHQLGLLINFNVLILKDGIKRIILS
- a CDS encoding glycoside hydrolase 100 family protein translates to MYTDELLNEAWERLEGSILSCGEQQIGTVAAAADPSVKQYNYGHCFIRDFVPSALAFLTKGQGKIVANFLRQTLKLQINENNIDEIRVHMDGARPGIGLMPASFEVVEENGKQCIRADFGERAIGRVTPVDSCLWWIILLRIYKKATGDIQLAHESDFQQGIRLILDLCLVKRFDMYPTLLVPEGAFMIDRRMGVYERPLEIQVLFYAALLAADELLLPENKSDIHQEIKQRLSRLKNHIREHYWIDLERVNEIHRYENEEFGEEVVNKFNIYPDSLASWVADWIPKEGGYLAGNLGPGRMDFRFFALGNLMAIICTLADEQQSQKMMNLIAKRWADLIGDMPMKICFPAVEDKEWEWITGCDPKNVRWSYHNGGNWPVFLWFLVAAAQKTGRKSIAERAIKIAERRWIEYNNKDKWPEYYDGRKGTLVGKKAMRYQTWTIAGYIVAKDLMENPQHLEWIQF
- a CDS encoding phosphoribulokinase; this encodes MLSKPDRVVLIGVAGDSGCGKSTFLRRLSDLFGEEFITVICLDDYHSLDRKQRKETGITALDPRANNFDLMYEQIKALKNGQAIDKPIYNHETGMIDPPERVEPNHIIVVEGLHPLYDERVRSLLDFSVYLDISEEVKIAWKIQRDMAERGHRYEDVLAAIKARKPDFDAYIEPQKEFADVVIQVLPTQLIKEDKERKVLRVRMLQREDTEGLSPVYLFDEGSTIQWTPCGRKLTCSYPGMQMFYGSDVYYGRYVSVLEVDGQFDKLEQVSYIESHLSNTYTKYVGEMTHLLLQHREYPGSNNGTGLFQVLTGLRMRTTYERLTAKEAKIAAKV
- the petH gene encoding ferredoxin--NADP reductase; translated protein: MYNLSAADGAANTQAGSRVFIYEVVGMRQNEATDQLSYPIRQSGSVFIRVPYNRMNQEMRRIARMGGKIVSIHQLNADNQVNGKTTSETPADEAKAVLPKSEAPAKTSQENGLKPETLEKKGKPMTQAQPKTEKAKTDIPVNIYRPNAPFIGKCTSNQELVGEGGIGTVRHLIFDISAGDLRYLEGQSIGIIPPGVDKNGKPEKLRLYSIASTRHGDHVDDKTVSLCVRQLEYKHPETGEMIYGVCSTHLCHLEPGADVKITGPVGKEMLLPDDPNANVIMLATGTGIAPFRAYLWRMFKDEERAANPDYEFKGFAWLIFGIPTSPNILYKQELEELQQKYPDNFRLTYAISREQKNSEGGRMYIQDRVAEQAEELWNLIQQENTHTYICGLKGMEGGIDEALSAEAAKSGINWIDYQKAMKKAGRWHVETY